The Opisthocomus hoazin isolate bOpiHoa1 chromosome 9, bOpiHoa1.hap1, whole genome shotgun sequence genomic sequence CCTGGACAACAATCACCATAAAAACTGtgctttaaaataatctttaaataatttctgctttttgttaaaaaaaaaaatcaccctcccCAAGCAAACAGCTTTCCCCTGTGCCCGCTCCCGTCTCACCCTGCACGCGCCCACGCTGCCTCCCGTCCATGGTACATACAAAGAggagataaataaataaagacacGTGATGCTGCAGGGGGGCACTCgggtcacagcccccccccccagccccctcactTTCACTGATGTggaggcaggggaggctgaggcTCTAGCTAGGATCTGGGGGGGACCGTGGCTGCAGCTGTgatgggcccccccccccccaagtcccaGGAGTGGGTGAGCAGCAATGAGTTACCCTGAGGGTTTGGGGTGCTAGGGAGGTCAGGCCAGACAGGGTCTGGAGCTTGGGGAGTTTTTAGCTTTGGGTTGGGAAAGgcatggctttgggcagagctAGGTCGGGGCAGGATGCCAGGAAGGCAAGGGAGGGAGCGCTTTCTCCCTGGCTGCTTTCctccccctgctctggcaggcctgggctgcagccccggctcTCCCCACCCCTTCTCCCACCCAGTCCATGCCCATGCCTGGCTGGCACTcacaccctgctgcccacacgaCTGCCTCTCCAGCCCCCTCTTGCCAGCCAGAGCCCCCCGTGCTGTCACAGTGTCCCCACGGGCATGCCCAGCCGAGCCACCATGGTGCTGCCTTTGGGCAGAGCTCggggtcctgctgcccagctTCTCGCTCCACCTGAGCCTCCAAGTCATGGGTCTTGTGCCAGAGCCATGCaagcccctccagccctgcccatgcCCGGGCACCCAGGCATAGAGGAGCTGGTTTTGGGTGCCCCCCTGCACCCACGGTCAGGGCTAAGGGCAAGGCACCGTCCCAGTGCCTGGGTCACcctcctcccagctgccacctcccaggggtggggatgggattTTGCCCACCCTCCCACCTGGGCTGTCCAGCAAAGGGTCTGGGACCCCTTTTCCCAAAGCCTCCCCGCCAGGTGCAGGCAAGCTGGGAGCCCCgcggcagcagcctgcagccaggggctctctcctctgcctgctccccctCGTCTATCAGACCTCCGTCGTTAGCTAATTCTGCACACGCACACGAAcatcacacgcacacacacaaatagcAGCATGTGGATCCAGCCAGGGGCACCCCTATGCCCGGGGGGGACCCTTCGTGCCTCCCCCCTGTCCCAGGAACAGGGAATGAGGAGGGGGCGGTGGGCATGGAGGAGGCACAGCAGGGAGCCCTGGTGCCCCCCAACGGGGAGGTGGCTGCGCCccgagcaggcagggctggaggcagcttcCCATGGGCATccagctttgggggggggggggggtgctgacCCCCGGTGAGCCGCCCCGCAGCCACCACCTCCACCAGCAGCGCCGGCCGCGGCCGGGGGGCACCCTCAGCTCTCTGCCCGGGGTACCCCCAGTGGGTGGAAGCTGTCAGGGGGCAGAAGCAGCCTGCCCAGGTGGTAGAGCAGCCCCGAGTACCAGTGCACGCCgtccccctgctcccccggcCACCCCACCAGGCTGTGGTAGAGCCGGAGAGGCCAGAAGGCCAGCTGCGCCAGATGTTGCTCCTGCACCAGGGCGAAGCATGAGGCCACCACACCGTCCACCACCAGCGTCCCATGCCGCGTCAGCGGGGCATAGGCTCCCACATCCCTCCGGTCCCGCACACCCACCACCTCGGCGGGTTGCAAGCCACCTCCCCCGGCCGCCACCAGCACAAAATGTCCGGGGTGCACGCGGCTGGCGAAGGTGGGACGGAAGTGGGCGGCGGGCACTGAGGCATTCTCGGCCACGAAGAGCAGGTGGGTAGGTGTCAGGGTTAGGCGCCGGGGTGGCTCCCGCGTCTCAATGACGTAGAAGGAGGTCAGGGCGCGGGGCTCCTTGTCCAGGAAAGCCAAGAAGTCGCTGTAGGTGGGCCTGCCCGCCCCGTCCATCGCCAGCACCCGCTGGCCCGGGCGCAGTGCCCACAGTGGTGTCCGGGCCCCATCCTCCAGCGTTGCCAGCGCCCGCCCAGGGAAGCAGCCCCCTGTCTTCGCGGCGGCCGAGTGCTCTGCGCGGGGAGAGAGAGGACAGGAGAGTTACCCATCTGCCAGACCCCCAGCATCACCCTTCCACGATGCACAGAGACCCTCCCAGGCTGCCCGGCTTTGCCCACCCGGGGATACCCCTGTCCTGGCATCCCCCACGTACACAGGTCCCCTTCGTGCCAGCAGCCACCAATCCAGCCTCCCTGGGCGCCTGCTCCCCCCGTCACCATGTCACTGGGGGTGGCACTCGGGGGCTCAAGCCATGCGTGGCAGCACCTGCTCACTGCTGCGGTGCCAGGGCACGGGGGCTGCTCTGCATGAGCCGGGTCCCGAAACCTGCCGGGTACAGCCCCAGCCCCAAACGCACAACGTAGTGCTGGGGGCACCTA encodes the following:
- the IHH gene encoding indian hedgehog protein, coding for MKPARLLLLLSGCALLLAPAVRGCGPGRVVGSRRRPPRKLIPLAYKQFSPNVPEKTLGASGRYEGKIARNSERFKELTPNYNPDIIFKDEENTGADRLMTQRCKDRLNSLAISVMNQWPGVKLRVTEGWDEDGHHSEESLHYEGRAVDITTSDRDRNKYGMLARLAVEAGFDWVYYESKAHIHCSVKSEHSAAAKTGGCFPGRALATLEDGARTPLWALRPGQRVLAMDGAGRPTYSDFLAFLDKEPRALTSFYVIETREPPRRLTLTPTHLLFVAENASVPAAHFRPTFASRVHPGHFVLVAAGGGGLQPAEVVGVRDRRDVGAYAPLTRHGTLVVDGVVASCFALVQEQHLAQLAFWPLRLYHSLVGWPGEQGDGVHWYSGLLYHLGRLLLPPDSFHPLGVPRAES